Proteins from a genomic interval of Sphingobacterium lactis:
- a CDS encoding arylesterase: MNHKNVLLYAVLSFFLLISCNSTGSNSRAENTADTSAIEQPKVEKNKRILFFGNSLTAGYGLDSKDLAFPNLIQQKIDSLNLPYTCVNAGLSGETTAGGLDRIDWILKDPVDVFVLELGANDGLRGISTETTTKNLKAIVEKVRKAYPDCKMVLAGMMVPPSMGEKYFNDFSAIFPKVAKEENMTLVPFLLDRVAGITALNQSDAVHPTKEGQVILAENVWKHLQGIL, encoded by the coding sequence ATGAATCACAAGAACGTCCTACTATATGCAGTTTTAAGCTTTTTTTTACTTATATCTTGCAATTCGACCGGCAGTAATAGCCGGGCAGAAAATACAGCCGACACCAGTGCTATCGAACAGCCCAAGGTGGAGAAGAATAAACGTATTCTTTTTTTCGGAAACAGCCTTACTGCTGGTTATGGTCTGGATTCCAAGGATTTGGCCTTTCCGAACCTTATTCAGCAGAAAATAGACTCCTTAAATCTTCCTTATACCTGCGTTAATGCTGGATTGAGCGGTGAGACCACGGCAGGTGGTTTGGATCGGATCGATTGGATCCTAAAAGACCCTGTTGATGTCTTTGTTCTGGAGCTGGGCGCGAACGATGGTCTTCGGGGCATCTCCACCGAAACAACTACTAAAAACCTCAAAGCCATTGTGGAGAAAGTACGCAAAGCGTATCCCGATTGCAAAATGGTGCTCGCCGGCATGATGGTCCCTCCGAGCATGGGAGAAAAATACTTCAATGATTTCTCGGCAATCTTTCCGAAGGTAGCCAAAGAAGAGAATATGACCTTGGTTCCATTCCTTTTGGACCGCGTGGCGGGAATAACAGCCTTAAATCAATCGGATGCCGTACATCCGACCAAAGAGGGTCAGGTCATCCTGGCTGAGAATGTATGGAAACATCTGCAAGGTATATTGTAA
- a CDS encoding ABC transporter ATP-binding protein: MTSTMILRVAHVFKHYLIGDKQLPILQDINFEIEEGSTVSIVGPSGSGKTTLLGLCAGLDKASEGDIILNGINLTGLSEDKLAAIRNEHVGFVFQNFQLLPTLTALENVLVPMELRGMKNKQTEAMALLERVGLGKRADHYPSQLSGGEQQRVSLARAFANKPKILFADEPTGNLDAETSVIIEDMLFQLNTESGTTLVIVTHDMDLAAKTQKIIPIKGGRVQ; the protein is encoded by the coding sequence ATGACATCAACTATGATATTGCGTGTAGCGCACGTTTTCAAACATTACCTTATCGGCGACAAACAACTTCCCATCCTTCAGGATATCAATTTTGAGATCGAGGAGGGGTCCACGGTATCCATTGTTGGCCCTTCTGGTAGTGGGAAAACCACCCTATTGGGACTCTGCGCGGGCTTGGATAAAGCCTCTGAAGGCGATATCATCCTGAATGGCATCAACCTGACGGGGTTGAGCGAAGATAAATTGGCCGCCATCCGAAATGAGCATGTGGGTTTTGTGTTCCAGAATTTCCAGTTGCTGCCGACATTGACAGCCCTGGAAAATGTGCTGGTTCCCATGGAATTGCGGGGCATGAAAAATAAACAAACTGAAGCCATGGCCCTGCTGGAGCGGGTAGGCCTTGGAAAACGCGCTGACCATTACCCTTCCCAATTATCGGGCGGGGAGCAGCAACGGGTTTCCCTAGCGCGGGCCTTCGCGAATAAACCCAAGATCCTTTTTGCCGATGAACCGACCGGGAATTTGGATGCCGAAACCAGTGTCATCATTGAGGATATGCTGTTCCAACTGAATACCGAATCCGGAACGACCTTGGTCATTGTGACACACGACATGGACCTGGCGGCTAAGACCCAGAAGATCATTCCAATCAAGGGAGGACGTGTACAATGA
- a CDS encoding alpha/beta hydrolase family protein translates to MKQHILLTVFVFLGMITAEAQITGDWKGEIDAQGQKLEMVFHLAEKDGGLSATLDIPAQGASGLPMSTAKFENNKLTLGLDQAGFTYEGELKGETIEGTFKQMGMEMPLQLKKTKISKPGDPSLVSTDAELEKLIALGAGNYTYKVEDYFAKPKSSGFQLSPNGKYISYREKDANNKRHVMVKEVATGKVVRAIEEKDELIRGMGWVNDERLVYVMDQGGNENYHLYAVNIDGTKSIDLTPFDGVQASILNMLKEQKDFIIIQMNKDNKQIFEPYKVNIHTGEMEKLYTNTDPENAIVGYEFDKDGNLRGYAKMLNGIQTQFFYKQQGKPDFDLFGTTNWYDTFSILSFNYASKNPDEAYVLTNLDSDKARIVLYDLGQKKIIKEIYSNADYDATILGLSRKRNWEIDYVGYEGERVEIEPKSSTFKGIYAQFKKEFPNYEYSIVGKTDNEDQYLVMVQSDRLYGKYYHLDAVNNKVTLLYDLMPQLKEEDMAEMRPITFKSRDGLTLHGYITLPKAAVEGKKVPLIVNPHGGPQGVRDSWGFNPETQLFASHGYATLQVNFRVSGGYGKDFLKAGFKEIGRKAMDDVEDGVQYAIEQGWADKDNIAIYGGSHGGYAVLRGLTKTPDLYKAGVDYVGVSNIFTLLNSIPEYWKPYREMLYQIWYDPDNAEEAAIAKEVSPLFHVDKIKAPLFVVQGANDPRVKIAEADQIVKALRDKGVDVPYMVKYDEGHGFGKEENQIQFYKAMMGFFHKHLN, encoded by the coding sequence ATGAAACAGCACATCTTACTCACTGTATTTGTATTTTTGGGGATGATTACCGCAGAAGCTCAAATTACAGGAGATTGGAAGGGCGAGATCGACGCCCAAGGACAGAAATTGGAAATGGTATTCCACCTTGCCGAAAAGGACGGTGGTTTATCAGCGACGTTGGACATTCCCGCTCAAGGTGCGTCCGGTCTGCCGATGTCAACCGCTAAATTTGAAAATAACAAACTCACACTTGGTCTGGATCAGGCTGGATTTACCTACGAGGGCGAATTGAAGGGGGAAACGATTGAAGGGACCTTCAAACAAATGGGTATGGAAATGCCATTGCAGCTGAAGAAAACCAAGATCAGCAAGCCTGGGGATCCTTCCTTGGTATCCACCGATGCCGAATTGGAAAAATTGATCGCATTGGGTGCCGGCAACTATACCTACAAGGTCGAAGACTACTTTGCCAAGCCGAAATCTTCTGGATTCCAACTGTCGCCAAATGGCAAGTATATCTCCTACAGGGAGAAGGATGCCAATAATAAGCGCCATGTGATGGTGAAAGAAGTGGCAACGGGAAAAGTAGTTCGTGCAATTGAAGAAAAGGATGAACTGATCCGTGGTATGGGTTGGGTAAATGATGAGCGGTTGGTGTATGTGATGGATCAGGGTGGAAATGAAAATTATCACCTGTATGCCGTGAATATCGACGGTACCAAGAGTATTGACCTGACACCATTCGATGGCGTGCAAGCGAGCATCCTGAACATGCTGAAAGAACAGAAAGATTTCATTATTATCCAAATGAACAAGGATAATAAACAGATCTTCGAGCCCTATAAGGTGAATATCCATACGGGCGAAATGGAGAAACTGTATACGAATACCGACCCGGAGAATGCCATTGTTGGCTATGAGTTCGATAAGGATGGTAATTTGAGAGGATATGCGAAAATGCTTAACGGTATCCAGACCCAGTTCTTTTACAAGCAACAGGGAAAACCTGATTTTGACCTGTTCGGAACGACTAATTGGTATGATACATTTTCGATCCTGTCCTTCAATTACGCCTCCAAGAATCCGGATGAGGCATACGTACTCACCAACCTGGATTCGGATAAAGCTAGAATCGTGCTTTACGATCTAGGTCAAAAGAAGATCATTAAGGAAATCTATTCGAATGCCGATTACGATGCAACGATCCTGGGCTTGTCGCGTAAGCGCAATTGGGAAATTGATTATGTAGGTTATGAAGGTGAGCGCGTGGAGATCGAGCCGAAAAGTAGCACATTCAAGGGGATCTATGCGCAGTTCAAGAAAGAATTTCCGAACTATGAATACTCCATTGTCGGTAAGACGGACAATGAGGACCAATACTTGGTGATGGTGCAGAGCGATAGACTATATGGAAAGTACTATCACTTGGATGCCGTCAACAACAAAGTAACGCTATTGTATGACCTGATGCCACAGTTGAAGGAAGAGGATATGGCGGAAATGCGCCCAATCACTTTCAAATCCAGGGATGGGTTGACCTTACATGGCTACATTACGTTGCCGAAGGCCGCTGTGGAAGGAAAGAAAGTGCCATTGATCGTGAACCCGCATGGCGGTCCGCAGGGTGTGCGGGATAGTTGGGGTTTCAATCCGGAGACACAACTGTTTGCGAGCCATGGCTATGCAACCCTGCAGGTGAACTTCCGCGTGTCCGGAGGTTACGGCAAGGACTTCCTGAAAGCAGGATTCAAGGAAATCGGCCGCAAAGCAATGGACGATGTGGAAGATGGTGTGCAATATGCTATCGAGCAAGGCTGGGCAGATAAGGATAATATCGCCATTTACGGTGGTTCCCACGGCGGATATGCTGTATTGCGGGGATTGACCAAAACACCGGACCTGTATAAGGCTGGTGTGGATTACGTAGGTGTGTCCAATATCTTTACCCTATTGAACTCCATCCCTGAATACTGGAAACCTTATCGCGAGATGCTCTATCAAATCTGGTACGATCCGGATAATGCAGAAGAGGCCGCAATCGCCAAAGAGGTGTCGCCATTGTTCCATGTGGATAAGATCAAAGCGCCTCTATTCGTGGTACAGGGAGCAAACGACCCACGCGTAAAGATTGCCGAAGCAGACCAGATCGTCAAAGCACTACGTGATAAAGGAGTCGATGTGCCTTACATGGTGAAATACGATGAGGGGCATGGTTTTGGAAAAGAAGAAAATCAGATCCAGTTTTACAAAGCAATGATGGGCTTCTTCCATAAGCACTTGAACTAA
- a CDS encoding ABC transporter permease, with protein MNWKWIFLMAWRDSRKNRGRLFLFISSIILGIAALVAMNTFNTNLQKDIDLQAAGLIGADLHLETGKEPTKEALAFIDSMKAISVGYAQEERFVSMVRFPKADGSRLVQVRALTGPYPFYGEIETKPTDGFSMFGKQKGVFVENSLMLQFNAQVKDSVQLGNNGYPILGNILSQPGSTSFAGAMAPTIYVPLEQLENSGLRQQGSRIEHHFYFKLPPGYPIDQRLKAWEKRIELTQLRSSTIQTTKENTGRSFADLASFMELVGFVALLLGCIGVSSAVQIYVREKLLSVAVLRCIGATAKQAFFIFLIQFAGIGLLGGFIGAILGSLIQFLIPLVLQDVLPVAITTGISWFAIVEGMVLGVIIAVLFALLPLLAVRNISPLNSLRITDKEESLFKDPLKWWIYLLIIGFITLFARLQMDNWIQTIVFVFGVGITFLLLYGVAKLFTGLVRRFFPKGWNYLWRQGLSNLYRPNNQTSILIVSIGLGTALITTMFLVQDLLINRVKLSSEQNQANMLLFDIQPSQKDSLESLAQQAGYPIMESVPIVTMQLEKINGRGLEETVADTSADASTRAFRGEIRATYRDSLTIAEKLTDGEWVPEVGPSDTAAVSLDKSYAENLKAKVGDILIFNVQGLDVPAKVSSIREVDWNRFQSNFRVVFAKGTIDKAPQFYVMMTKVPTETESSKFQQQVVNGFPNVSVIDMNTVLQILQQILDKIGFVIQFMGGFSILTGIIVLISSVRISKYQRIRENVLLRTLGASKHQIYMITISEYLFLGLLSALTGIILAILASFLLAYFVFEVTFVVPIATIILILLAIVIATVVIGMLNSLSVLNRSPLEALRRD; from the coding sequence ATGAATTGGAAATGGATCTTTTTGATGGCCTGGCGGGACAGCCGCAAGAATAGAGGCCGACTCTTTTTATTTATATCGTCCATAATTTTGGGTATTGCGGCGCTGGTCGCCATGAATACCTTCAATACCAACCTGCAGAAAGATATAGACCTGCAGGCTGCCGGGTTGATCGGAGCGGACCTGCACCTGGAGACCGGTAAGGAACCGACCAAGGAAGCCCTAGCGTTTATCGATTCCATGAAGGCGATCAGTGTTGGCTATGCTCAAGAGGAACGTTTTGTTTCCATGGTCCGCTTCCCGAAAGCCGATGGCTCCCGGTTGGTGCAGGTGCGCGCCTTAACGGGACCCTATCCTTTTTATGGGGAAATCGAGACCAAACCAACCGACGGATTTTCTATGTTCGGAAAGCAAAAAGGGGTTTTTGTCGAGAATTCCCTGATGTTGCAGTTCAATGCGCAGGTAAAGGATAGTGTCCAGTTGGGAAACAACGGATACCCCATACTCGGCAATATTCTTTCCCAGCCGGGTTCCACCTCGTTTGCCGGTGCGATGGCCCCGACCATCTATGTGCCACTTGAGCAATTGGAAAATTCCGGACTGCGGCAGCAGGGAAGCCGGATTGAACATCATTTTTATTTTAAATTGCCTCCGGGATATCCCATCGATCAACGTTTGAAAGCATGGGAGAAGCGCATTGAACTGACGCAATTGAGGTCGTCGACCATTCAGACGACCAAAGAAAATACAGGCCGATCGTTTGCCGATCTGGCCAGTTTCATGGAACTCGTGGGATTTGTTGCGCTCCTGCTCGGCTGTATCGGTGTTTCCTCGGCGGTACAAATCTATGTCCGGGAGAAGTTGCTGTCCGTGGCCGTTCTGCGCTGTATCGGTGCCACCGCCAAACAGGCCTTCTTTATTTTCCTGATTCAGTTTGCCGGAATCGGCCTATTGGGCGGGTTTATCGGCGCCATTTTAGGGTCGCTCATCCAGTTTTTGATCCCTTTGGTCCTTCAGGACGTGCTCCCAGTCGCCATCACGACAGGGATATCGTGGTTTGCTATCGTGGAAGGTATGGTCTTGGGCGTCATCATTGCCGTGCTGTTTGCGCTGCTGCCGCTATTGGCCGTACGTAATATTTCGCCGTTGAATTCTTTGCGGATAACCGATAAGGAAGAAAGCCTGTTCAAAGATCCATTGAAATGGTGGATCTACCTGTTGATCATAGGTTTTATAACCCTGTTTGCACGACTGCAGATGGACAACTGGATCCAGACCATCGTGTTTGTATTCGGTGTGGGCATTACCTTCCTGCTGTTGTACGGTGTGGCGAAACTATTTACGGGGCTGGTCCGTCGGTTCTTTCCCAAAGGATGGAATTACCTGTGGCGGCAGGGACTATCGAACCTGTACCGCCCGAATAACCAGACCAGTATCCTGATCGTTTCGATAGGATTGGGGACGGCATTGATTACAACCATGTTCTTGGTCCAGGATCTATTGATCAATCGTGTGAAGCTTTCTTCAGAGCAGAATCAAGCCAATATGTTGCTATTCGATATTCAGCCATCCCAAAAGGATTCCCTAGAGAGCTTGGCTCAACAGGCAGGATATCCCATTATGGAGTCCGTTCCGATTGTCACGATGCAGCTGGAGAAGATCAATGGCCGTGGGCTGGAAGAGACGGTTGCCGACACGAGTGCCGATGCATCAACACGTGCTTTCCGTGGAGAAATCCGAGCGACCTACCGAGACAGTTTGACTATCGCTGAAAAACTGACTGATGGGGAATGGGTACCGGAAGTCGGTCCTAGCGACACTGCGGCGGTATCCTTGGATAAAAGTTACGCCGAAAACCTCAAGGCAAAGGTCGGCGATATCCTGATTTTCAATGTACAGGGGTTAGACGTACCGGCGAAGGTCAGTAGTATCCGGGAAGTGGATTGGAATCGCTTTCAATCCAACTTTAGGGTTGTTTTCGCGAAGGGTACCATCGATAAAGCACCCCAGTTTTATGTCATGATGACCAAAGTGCCTACGGAAACGGAATCCTCCAAATTCCAGCAGCAGGTGGTCAATGGTTTTCCCAATGTTTCCGTCATCGATATGAATACGGTACTGCAGATCCTGCAGCAGATTCTGGATAAGATCGGTTTTGTCATCCAGTTCATGGGCGGCTTCAGTATCCTGACAGGAATCATTGTATTAATCTCTTCTGTGCGCATATCCAAATATCAACGGATTAGGGAAAATGTGCTGTTGCGGACCTTGGGTGCAAGCAAGCATCAAATCTATATGATCACCATCAGTGAGTATTTATTCCTTGGCTTATTATCGGCCTTAACGGGAATTATATTGGCGATTTTGGCAAGTTTTCTGCTCGCCTATTTTGTTTTTGAGGTGACGTTTGTAGTGCCAATTGCCACAATCATTTTGATACTGCTGGCTATTGTTATAGCGACCGTTGTGATCGGGATGTTAAACAGCCTGTCGGTATTGAACCGATCACCATTGGAAGCTTTGCGCAGGGATTAA